From the Amycolatopsis thermoflava N1165 genome, one window contains:
- a CDS encoding KamA family radical SAM protein yields the protein MTAIQEVSPADTDVAEQPYAYRRTELAEPDWRRFPGWREVTEAQWRDAQWQRVHCVRNIKQLRAVLGDLVEERFYDDLAADQRELATMSMLVPPQMLNTMTVDSTEAFYADPVRRYMLPVRSDRDPEWPSHPHSARDSLHEAEMWVVEGLTHRYPTKVLAELLSTCPQYCGHCTRMDLVGNSTEQVVKHKLDLKPVDRQDAMIDYLRRTPGVRDVVVSGGDVANVPWHQLESFLMRLLDIETVRDIRLATKALAGLPQHWLQPKIVEGLERVAGTARRRGVNLAIHTHVNHVQSVTPLVAEAARTALEVGVRDVRNQGVLMRGVNATPAALLDLCFALQGEANILPYYFYLCDMIPNAEHWRLAVWEAQELQHAIMGYLPGYATPRIVCDVPYVGKRWVHQVAEYDRERGISYWTKNYRTGIEHDDPEALRRRYPFYDPISTLPEQGRAWWTARG from the coding sequence ATGACTGCGATCCAGGAAGTCTCCCCCGCCGACACCGATGTCGCCGAGCAGCCCTACGCCTACCGCCGCACCGAGCTGGCCGAACCGGACTGGCGCCGGTTCCCCGGGTGGCGGGAGGTGACCGAGGCGCAGTGGCGGGACGCCCAGTGGCAGCGCGTGCACTGCGTGCGCAACATCAAGCAGCTGCGCGCGGTGCTCGGGGACCTGGTCGAGGAGCGGTTCTACGACGACCTGGCCGCCGACCAGCGCGAGCTGGCGACGATGTCGATGCTGGTGCCGCCGCAGATGCTCAACACGATGACGGTGGACTCGACCGAGGCGTTCTACGCCGACCCCGTCCGCCGCTACATGCTGCCGGTGCGCAGCGACCGCGACCCGGAGTGGCCCAGCCACCCGCACTCGGCGCGCGACTCGCTGCACGAGGCCGAGATGTGGGTGGTGGAGGGCCTGACCCACCGCTACCCCACCAAGGTGCTGGCCGAGCTGCTGTCGACCTGCCCCCAGTACTGCGGCCACTGCACCCGGATGGACCTGGTGGGCAACTCGACCGAGCAGGTGGTCAAGCACAAGCTGGACCTCAAGCCGGTGGACCGCCAGGACGCGATGATCGATTACCTGCGCCGCACGCCGGGCGTGCGGGACGTGGTGGTCTCCGGCGGGGACGTGGCGAACGTGCCGTGGCACCAGCTGGAGTCGTTCCTGATGCGACTGCTGGACATCGAGACGGTGCGTGACATCCGGCTGGCGACCAAGGCGCTGGCCGGGCTGCCGCAGCACTGGCTGCAGCCCAAGATCGTCGAGGGGCTGGAGCGGGTGGCGGGCACGGCGCGGCGGCGCGGGGTGAACCTGGCGATCCACACGCACGTCAACCACGTCCAGTCGGTGACGCCGCTCGTCGCCGAGGCGGCGCGGACCGCGCTGGAGGTCGGGGTGCGGGACGTGCGCAACCAGGGGGTGCTGATGCGCGGGGTGAACGCGACCCCGGCCGCGCTGCTGGACCTGTGCTTCGCGCTGCAGGGCGAGGCGAACATCCTGCCGTACTACTTCTACCTGTGCGACATGATCCCCAACGCCGAGCACTGGCGGCTGGCGGTGTGGGAGGCGCAGGAGCTGCAGCACGCGATCATGGGCTACCTCCCGGGCTACGCGACGCCCCGCATCGTGTGCGACGTGCCCTACGTCGGGAAGCGCTGGGTGCACCAGGTCGCCGAGTACGACCGCGAGCGCGGCATCTCCTACTGGACGAAGAACTACCGCACCGGAATCGAACACGACGACCCCGAGGCGCTGCGCCGCCGCTACCCGTTCTACGACCCGATCTCCACGCTGCCCGAACAGGGCCGCGCCTGGTGGACGGCGCGGGGCTGA
- a CDS encoding membrane protein, whose translation MRTRRRARWVRIEAWHIPVRLVTGAFVLNSGLAKRKADETTTAQLHGFAAGTYPPVKRVPPEKFVRALSAGEIALGAMLLIPAVPPLVAGAGLTAFSAGLLGLYARTPGLRQEGSIQPTEQGVAIAKDVWMFGIGASMVLDHFLGSHRRERA comes from the coding sequence ATGCGCACGAGACGTCGGGCACGCTGGGTTCGGATCGAGGCGTGGCACATCCCGGTCCGGCTGGTGACCGGGGCCTTCGTCCTGAACTCGGGCTTGGCCAAGCGGAAGGCCGACGAGACGACGACGGCGCAGCTGCACGGGTTCGCCGCGGGCACGTACCCGCCGGTGAAGCGCGTGCCGCCGGAGAAGTTCGTCCGGGCGCTGTCGGCCGGCGAGATCGCGCTGGGCGCGATGCTGCTGATCCCGGCGGTGCCGCCGCTGGTGGCAGGCGCCGGCCTCACCGCGTTCTCGGCCGGGCTGCTCGGCCTGTACGCGCGCACGCCGGGCCTGCGGCAGGAGGGCTCGATCCAGCCCACCGAGCAGGGCGTCGCGATCGCCAAGGACGTGTGGATGTTCGGCATCGGCGCGTCGATGGTGCTGGACCACTTCCTGGGGTCACACCGCCGCGAGCGCGCGTAG
- a CDS encoding sulfite exporter TauE/SafE family protein, protein MPDVVSFSVLLAFGCLTGVTTVLFGFGGGFLTVPVVFAVTGQMHVAVATSAAVMVVNSLAATLAQARAGRLRRDRVWPLAGFIAAGAALGALTTTRLPEPILHAAFVAYLLITIADCLLRSGFLDRGAGPGGLGPVARTAGGVGIGVVASALGVGGSVLTVPLLRRSGLPMTEATAIANPLSAPVAVVATVVYAVSADGPTGYVDVAAAGLLLAGSLPAIAITRRVTGRIPDRVHAIAYVALLVAVTIAVIVTA, encoded by the coding sequence GTGCCGGACGTGGTGTCCTTCTCCGTCCTGCTCGCGTTCGGCTGCCTCACCGGCGTGACCACCGTGTTGTTCGGCTTCGGCGGCGGCTTCCTCACGGTGCCCGTGGTGTTCGCCGTGACCGGGCAGATGCATGTCGCGGTCGCGACCTCGGCGGCGGTGATGGTGGTCAACTCATTGGCCGCCACGCTCGCCCAGGCCAGGGCGGGCCGCCTGCGCCGGGACCGAGTGTGGCCGCTGGCCGGGTTCATCGCGGCCGGCGCGGCGCTCGGCGCGCTGACCACGACCCGCCTGCCGGAACCCATCCTGCACGCCGCGTTCGTCGCCTACCTGCTGATCACGATCGCGGATTGCTTGCTGCGCAGCGGATTCCTCGACCGCGGCGCCGGTCCCGGCGGGCTGGGCCCGGTCGCCCGCACGGCAGGCGGGGTCGGGATCGGCGTGGTCGCCAGCGCGCTCGGCGTCGGCGGGAGCGTGCTGACCGTGCCCCTGTTGCGGCGCAGCGGCCTGCCGATGACCGAGGCGACCGCGATCGCGAACCCGCTCAGCGCGCCGGTCGCCGTCGTCGCCACGGTGGTCTACGCCGTGTCGGCGGACGGCCCCACCGGGTACGTCGACGTCGCCGCCGCGGGCCTGCTGCTCGCCGGTTCGCTGCCCGCGATCGCGATCACCCGCCGCGTGACCGGCCGGATCCCGGACCGCGTGCACGCCATCGCCTACGTGGCGCTGCTGGTGGCCGTGACGATCGCGGTGATCGTCACGGCCTGA
- a CDS encoding DMT family transporter — protein sequence MPTGPSAWAVAVPAAVAGAALMGLASAAQARATKQVETARTLDPALLSRLARRPLWLAGMAATVAGLLLQLVALAFAPLLVVQPLLVTSLIFAGFFADRLADRRPDAVLGAGSLMCVCGLAAVLLLARPGEESTTFVRGPAPVVLALTLAALTVLGLAVSVLAPGALRVLGLAVATGVLYGVTAGLMKVVAGQARDGLAAPFTHPVLYVGCVVGPLGFLLSQNTFQRGEFLTPALAVITALDPLVGVAIGVWWLGESVTADPAALAGAGLAGLVVIAGIVVLSARAARLTPREVR from the coding sequence GTGCCGACGGGACCGAGCGCTTGGGCGGTGGCCGTGCCCGCCGCGGTCGCCGGGGCCGCCCTGATGGGCCTGGCCAGTGCCGCGCAGGCGCGCGCCACCAAACAGGTCGAGACCGCCCGCACACTCGACCCGGCGCTGCTGTCCCGCCTCGCGCGCCGTCCGCTGTGGCTGGCCGGGATGGCGGCGACGGTCGCCGGCCTGCTGCTGCAACTGGTCGCACTGGCGTTCGCGCCGCTGCTGGTGGTGCAGCCCCTGCTGGTGACATCGCTGATCTTCGCCGGGTTCTTCGCCGACCGGCTGGCCGACCGCCGCCCGGACGCCGTGCTCGGCGCCGGCTCGCTGATGTGCGTGTGCGGGCTGGCCGCGGTGCTGCTGCTGGCACGCCCGGGCGAGGAGAGCACGACGTTCGTCCGCGGCCCGGCACCGGTGGTGCTGGCGCTGACCCTGGCCGCGCTGACCGTGCTGGGGCTCGCGGTGTCGGTGCTGGCGCCCGGCGCGCTGCGGGTCCTCGGGCTCGCCGTCGCCACCGGCGTGCTCTACGGCGTCACCGCCGGGCTGATGAAGGTCGTGGCCGGGCAGGCGCGGGACGGCCTCGCCGCACCGTTCACCCACCCGGTGCTGTACGTGGGGTGCGTGGTCGGGCCGCTGGGGTTCCTGCTCAGCCAGAACACCTTCCAGCGCGGCGAGTTCCTCACCCCGGCGCTGGCCGTGATCACCGCGCTGGACCCGCTCGTCGGTGTCGCCATCGGCGTGTGGTGGCTCGGCGAGAGCGTGACCGCCGACCCGGCCGCGCTCGCCGGCGCCGGCCTGGCCGGTCTCGTCGTGATCGCCGGCATCGTCGTGCTGTCCGCCAGGGCGGCGCGCCTGACTCCACGGGAGGTCCGGTGA
- a CDS encoding MGDG synthase family glycosyltransferase — MKQVLVVSATMGEGHNATGRALAEAVHRLWPSAEIRWLDALDVMGPGVGPLFRQIYVTNVRRTPWLYEFFYAALWRSRWFAAACKRFTGAWCGRRLARVVGEPDLVLSTYPLGTAGLEWLRRRGLLRAPVGAWISDFAPHPFWVCGRIDRNLVMHPVAIPPAVRCVPDAPVAVSAPPVRGEFRPGDRNAARRRLGLPPDTFVALVSCGSLGFGQVSSAARELLAADPSVVPVVVCGRNERLARSLRRLADPRLRVLAWTDEMAAWTVAADVVVTNAGGATGLEALACGRPVLMHRPIAAHGRANARLMAEAGLAVVCEADGELAAAVRRMLDTPELRKSMAESAARHLESAGDLGSALRALAAV; from the coding sequence GTGAAACAGGTGCTCGTGGTGTCCGCGACGATGGGCGAAGGGCACAACGCGACCGGCCGCGCCCTCGCCGAGGCCGTGCACCGGCTGTGGCCCAGTGCGGAAATCCGCTGGCTCGACGCCCTCGACGTGATGGGTCCCGGCGTCGGCCCGCTGTTCCGGCAGATCTACGTCACCAACGTGCGCCGCACGCCGTGGCTGTACGAGTTCTTCTACGCGGCGCTGTGGCGCTCCCGCTGGTTCGCCGCCGCCTGCAAGCGCTTCACGGGCGCCTGGTGCGGCCGCCGCCTGGCGCGGGTCGTCGGGGAACCGGACCTGGTGCTGTCCACCTACCCACTGGGCACCGCAGGCCTGGAGTGGCTGCGCCGCCGCGGCCTGCTGCGCGCCCCGGTGGGCGCGTGGATCTCCGACTTCGCGCCGCACCCGTTCTGGGTGTGCGGGCGGATCGACCGCAACCTCGTCATGCACCCGGTCGCGATCCCGCCCGCCGTGCGGTGCGTGCCCGACGCGCCCGTCGCGGTGTCCGCGCCGCCGGTGCGCGGCGAGTTCCGGCCCGGCGACCGTAACGCCGCGCGCCGCAGGCTGGGGCTGCCGCCGGATACGTTCGTGGCCTTGGTGTCCTGCGGTTCGCTCGGGTTCGGCCAGGTCTCCTCCGCCGCCCGCGAACTGCTCGCCGCAGACCCCTCGGTGGTGCCCGTGGTGGTGTGCGGCCGCAACGAGCGCCTGGCGCGGTCACTGCGGCGGCTCGCCGACCCGCGCCTGCGCGTGCTCGCCTGGACCGACGAAATGGCCGCCTGGACCGTCGCCGCCGACGTGGTGGTCACCAATGCCGGCGGCGCCACCGGGCTGGAAGCGCTGGCCTGCGGCCGTCCCGTGCTGATGCACCGGCCGATCGCCGCGCACGGCCGAGCGAACGCCCGTCTCATGGCCGAAGCCGGGCTCGCGGTCGTGTGCGAGGCCGACGGCGAACTCGCGGCGGCGGTCCGGCGGATGCTCGACACCCCGGAACTGCGGAAGTCGATGGCCGAGTCCGCGGCCCGGCACCTGGAGTCCGCCGGCGACCTCGGCTCCGCGCTACGCGCGCTCGCGGCGGTGTGA
- a CDS encoding DUF2118 domain-containing protein, with the protein MTEVLFPMLSEKDPDAEGVVATWFVQDGERVAEGDLLAEVAVDKVDVEISSPAAGVVRLLAKEGDALVQGALIARVE; encoded by the coding sequence GTGACCGAAGTGCTGTTCCCGATGCTGTCGGAGAAGGACCCGGACGCCGAGGGTGTGGTGGCGACCTGGTTCGTGCAGGACGGCGAGCGCGTCGCCGAGGGCGACCTGCTCGCGGAGGTCGCCGTGGACAAGGTCGACGTCGAGATCTCCTCGCCCGCCGCCGGGGTCGTGCGGCTGCTGGCCAAGGAGGGCGACGCCCTCGTGCAGGGCGCGCTGATCGCCCGCGTCGAGTGA
- a CDS encoding AraC family transcriptional regulator translates to MRNVPLADVDGLDRDVLAIGTDYPPDHLLEFHEHRRAQFLHGATGLMEVETADGTWTVPADRAVLIPPRTRHQVLMRGVSTRSLYLEPAAVPWFPTRCRVVAVSPLLRELLRAAVDAEPEYPRHGRDAAVMELIRHEIQALAPLPFDLPLPRHARLRALCLDFHRRPDVHVPLSAWAARLHLSERTLNRLFRAETGLTYQRWRQRACALHAIRLLAAGATVTAVASALGYDTPAAFAVMFRRETGSAPSGFLTRGAAPG, encoded by the coding sequence GTGCGCAACGTTCCCCTCGCCGACGTCGACGGCCTCGACCGGGACGTGCTGGCGATCGGCACCGACTACCCGCCGGACCACCTGCTGGAGTTCCACGAGCACCGGCGCGCCCAGTTCCTGCACGGCGCGACCGGGCTGATGGAGGTGGAAACCGCCGACGGCACCTGGACCGTGCCCGCCGACCGCGCGGTCCTCATCCCGCCGCGGACTCGCCACCAGGTCCTGATGCGCGGCGTCAGCACCCGCAGCCTCTACCTCGAACCCGCGGCGGTGCCGTGGTTCCCCACCCGCTGCCGGGTCGTCGCGGTCTCACCGCTGCTGCGGGAACTGCTGCGCGCCGCCGTCGACGCCGAACCGGAGTACCCGCGGCACGGGCGCGACGCCGCGGTGATGGAGCTGATCCGGCACGAGATCCAGGCCCTCGCCCCGCTGCCGTTCGACCTGCCGTTGCCCCGCCACGCCCGGCTACGCGCGCTGTGCCTGGATTTCCACCGGCGCCCGGACGTGCATGTGCCGCTGTCTGCGTGGGCGGCCCGCCTGCACCTGTCCGAGCGCACCCTCAACCGGCTCTTCCGCGCCGAGACCGGGCTGACCTACCAGCGGTGGCGCCAGCGCGCCTGCGCCCTGCACGCGATCCGGCTGCTCGCCGCCGGCGCCACCGTGACGGCGGTGGCCTCGGCGCTCGGGTACGACACGCCGGCCGCGTTCGCCGTGATGTTCCGCCGCGAGACCGGGTCCGCGCCCAGCGGGTTCCTCACACGTGGCGCAGCGCCTGGTTGA
- the lnt gene encoding apolipoprotein N-acyltransferase, whose amino-acid sequence MAAPVAESAEPSAPTQKKRQWRPWLLRLALAAASGFVFYLAFAPRDLWWLAPLGFAGLGLALRGRRFWGGLGYGFTFGLGLYLPLLFWLQDFLGRGFGPAPWVALSAALAAYLGLAAALCTVVARLPGAPVWMAAVIIASETPRSWWPFGGFPWGRVAFSQPEGAFTPLASIGGAPLTGFAVVLTGFGLAALLAHAARRDRRALRLPVIATVVPVIAGLALWPTIGTGAQAGSRTVATVQGNAPDVGLDLINESATLRANHLAQSEVLRAAIRSGAVPTPDLIAWPETATDLTTTDPVLDQMVRELGIPTLIGARYREPGQRTRNTEFVWDPATGRGENYTKQELVPFAEFVPARSIARWFTPFVDDTGDMQAGSTPAVLDIAGTRVAVPICYEIAYDYVSRDAVNDGAQLIVLPTNNAWYGHSEMTYQQLAMARLRAVEHGRAVVVSATSGVSALVEPDGTVTQSTSQFTAASLVGDVPLRTQATLSDRLGASTEYGLVGAALAAILAGLVLRVRTRATSTTATRAE is encoded by the coding sequence GTGGCAGCACCAGTGGCCGAGTCCGCCGAGCCGTCGGCACCCACCCAGAAGAAGCGGCAGTGGCGGCCTTGGCTGCTGCGCCTCGCGCTCGCCGCGGCGTCGGGGTTCGTGTTCTACCTCGCCTTCGCGCCCCGCGACCTGTGGTGGCTCGCGCCGCTGGGCTTCGCCGGTCTAGGTCTGGCGCTGCGCGGGCGGCGGTTCTGGGGCGGCCTCGGCTACGGCTTCACGTTCGGGCTCGGCCTGTACCTGCCGCTGCTGTTCTGGCTGCAGGACTTCCTCGGCCGCGGCTTCGGCCCCGCACCGTGGGTCGCGTTGTCCGCCGCGCTGGCCGCCTACCTCGGGCTCGCCGCCGCCCTCTGCACCGTCGTCGCCCGCCTGCCCGGCGCTCCGGTGTGGATGGCGGCGGTGATCATCGCCAGCGAGACCCCGCGCAGCTGGTGGCCCTTCGGCGGGTTCCCGTGGGGCCGCGTCGCGTTCAGCCAGCCCGAGGGGGCGTTCACCCCGCTCGCCTCGATCGGCGGCGCGCCGCTGACCGGGTTCGCCGTCGTGCTCACCGGGTTCGGGCTGGCCGCGCTGCTCGCGCACGCCGCCCGCCGCGACCGGCGCGCGCTCCGCCTGCCCGTGATCGCCACGGTCGTCCCGGTGATCGCCGGGCTCGCGCTGTGGCCCACGATCGGCACCGGCGCCCAGGCCGGCAGCCGCACGGTGGCCACGGTGCAGGGCAACGCGCCCGACGTCGGCCTCGACCTGATCAACGAGTCGGCCACCCTGCGCGCCAACCACCTCGCCCAGAGCGAGGTCCTGCGCGCGGCGATCCGCTCCGGCGCCGTGCCCACGCCGGACCTCATCGCGTGGCCGGAGACCGCCACCGACCTCACCACCACCGACCCGGTGCTCGACCAGATGGTGCGGGAACTCGGCATCCCCACCCTGATCGGCGCCCGCTACCGCGAGCCGGGGCAGCGCACCCGCAACACCGAGTTCGTGTGGGACCCGGCCACCGGCCGCGGCGAGAACTACACCAAGCAGGAACTGGTGCCCTTCGCCGAGTTCGTCCCGGCCCGCTCGATCGCCCGCTGGTTCACGCCCTTCGTCGACGACACCGGCGACATGCAGGCCGGGTCCACCCCGGCGGTGCTCGACATCGCCGGCACCCGGGTCGCCGTGCCCATCTGCTACGAGATCGCCTACGACTACGTCTCCCGCGACGCGGTGAACGACGGCGCCCAGCTGATCGTGCTGCCCACCAACAACGCCTGGTACGGCCACAGCGAAATGACCTACCAGCAGCTGGCGATGGCGCGGCTGCGGGCCGTCGAGCACGGCCGCGCGGTCGTCGTGTCGGCCACCAGCGGGGTCAGCGCCCTGGTCGAACCGGACGGCACCGTCACCCAGTCGACCAGCCAGTTCACCGCCGCGTCCCTGGTCGGAGATGTGCCGCTGCGCACACAGGCTACGCTGTCGGATCGACTCGGGGCGTCCACGGAGTACGGGCTGGTCGGGGCGGCGCTCGCCGCCATCCTGGCCGGGCTCGTCCTGCGCGTCCGCACCCGGGCGACGAGCACGACGGCGACCAGGGCGGAGTGA
- a CDS encoding amidohydrolase, producing MTDDSTTLLLGGRIHSPSNPDATAMAVKDGTIVWIGQDGPGRALHPDARVEDLDGAFVAPGFVDAHVHATATGLHLAGVDLGGITDAAGLLAAIRAAARPGEVLIAHGWDETTWTADRLPSRAEIDEAAAGVPVYLSRVDVHSALVSTALVELAPAAPAARDAAGWSPDGPLTRDAHHHVRAAVRAALTREQRRRAQEAFLRLAAARGIVSVHECAGPDISGEDDLADLLALAAEPGHPEVIGYWGELDAVDTARRLGARGLAGDLFADGALGSHTAALHEPYLDEPGSTGARYLDADTIAGHLIACTEAGLQAGFHVIGDAAVAEVVRGFELAEKTVGQRALAGGRHRLEHLEMIDAEQAKALAGWGVTGSMQPQFDALWGGTAGMYAQRLGPGRAAAMNPFAMLAAEGVLLAFGSDCPVTPLQPWDSVRAAVHHRTPGSGLSARAAFTAHTRGGHRAAGVNDGLTGSLVPGAPAHYAVWDAADLVVAAPDSRVQRWSTDPRSRVPALPPLDPDAPLPTCLRTVRGGEVLYDAFTSAA from the coding sequence GTGACCGACGACAGCACCACGCTCCTGCTGGGCGGGCGGATCCATTCGCCCAGCAACCCCGACGCCACCGCGATGGCGGTCAAGGACGGCACCATCGTCTGGATCGGCCAGGACGGCCCCGGCCGCGCCCTGCACCCGGACGCCCGCGTCGAAGACCTCGACGGCGCGTTCGTCGCCCCCGGCTTCGTCGACGCCCACGTGCACGCCACCGCCACCGGCCTCCACCTGGCCGGAGTCGACCTCGGCGGGATCACCGACGCCGCCGGCCTGCTCGCCGCGATCCGCGCCGCCGCCCGCCCCGGCGAGGTCCTGATCGCCCACGGCTGGGACGAGACCACCTGGACCGCGGACCGGCTGCCCAGCCGCGCCGAGATCGACGAAGCCGCCGCAGGGGTCCCCGTCTACCTCAGCCGCGTCGACGTCCACTCCGCCCTGGTTTCCACCGCGCTGGTCGAACTCGCCCCCGCCGCCCCCGCCGCCCGCGACGCCGCAGGCTGGTCCCCGGACGGGCCGCTGACCCGCGACGCGCACCACCACGTCCGCGCCGCCGTGCGCGCCGCGCTCACCCGCGAGCAACGCCGCCGCGCCCAGGAGGCCTTCCTCCGCCTGGCCGCCGCCCGCGGCATCGTCAGCGTCCACGAATGCGCCGGGCCCGACATCTCCGGCGAGGACGACCTCGCCGACCTCCTCGCCCTCGCCGCCGAACCCGGCCATCCCGAGGTGATCGGCTACTGGGGTGAGCTCGACGCCGTCGACACCGCCCGCCGCCTCGGCGCACGCGGCCTGGCCGGCGACCTGTTCGCCGACGGCGCGCTGGGCTCCCACACCGCCGCCCTGCACGAGCCCTACCTCGACGAACCCGGCTCCACCGGCGCCCGCTACCTCGACGCCGACACCATCGCCGGGCACCTGATCGCCTGCACCGAAGCCGGACTGCAGGCCGGATTCCACGTCATCGGCGACGCCGCCGTGGCCGAGGTCGTGCGCGGCTTCGAGCTCGCCGAGAAGACCGTCGGGCAGCGGGCGCTGGCCGGTGGCCGCCACCGCCTCGAGCACCTCGAAATGATCGACGCCGAGCAGGCCAAGGCGCTGGCCGGCTGGGGCGTCACCGGCTCCATGCAGCCCCAGTTCGACGCCCTGTGGGGCGGGACGGCGGGCATGTACGCCCAGCGGCTGGGCCCCGGGCGCGCCGCGGCCATGAACCCGTTCGCGATGCTCGCCGCCGAGGGGGTCCTGCTCGCGTTCGGCTCCGACTGCCCGGTCACCCCGCTGCAGCCCTGGGACAGCGTCCGCGCGGCCGTCCACCACCGCACGCCCGGCTCCGGCCTGTCCGCGCGCGCCGCCTTCACCGCCCACACCCGGGGCGGCCACCGCGCGGCGGGCGTCAACGACGGCCTCACCGGCAGCCTGGTGCCCGGCGCACCCGCGCACTACGCCGTCTGGGACGCCGCCGACCTCGTCGTCGCCGCGCCGGACTCCCGGGTCCAGCGCTGGTCCACCGACCCGCGCTCGCGCGTCCCCGCGCTGCCGCCGCTCGACCCGGACGCTCCGCTGCCCACCTGCCTGCGCACGGTCCGGGGCGGTGAGGTGCTCTACGACGCGTTCACCTCCGCGGCCTAG